The following are encoded together in the Bacteroidota bacterium genome:
- a CDS encoding HypC/HybG/HupF family hydrogenase formation chaperone, whose amino-acid sequence MCLAIPVKIVEINGENGIVEMGGVKKEVGLIFIPEAKVGDWILLHTGFGLEIISEEDAKETIDALNEAYHVMPDEY is encoded by the coding sequence ATGTGTCTTGCAATACCTGTAAAAATAGTTGAAATAAATGGCGAAAATGGAATAGTTGAAATGGGTGGTGTCAAAAAAGAAGTTGGTTTGATATTTATTCCTGAGGCAAAAGTTGGCGATTGGATTCTGCTTCATACCGGATTTGGTTTGGAAATAATTTCTGAAGAAGATGCAAAAGAGACAATTGATGCACTGAATGAAGCATATCATGTGATGCCTGATGAATATTAA